A section of the Paenibacillus aurantius genome encodes:
- the rpoE gene encoding DNA-directed RNA polymerase subunit delta encodes MSNQYTLSVPADKAKEMAMVDLAFMVLKAANTPFYYRDLMNEIAKIKGFDEEKMMDVIAQLYTEINVDGRFACVGNNLWGLKRWYPVDNKSDDAVASGKRPRIINDDDDDLDEEDYQEEEETYTAEEEDFDAFNEDSEEVAEEEEEEEFFEEEIEDEEADESDIDEVDEDAEDEEDSDLDDEEDADDK; translated from the coding sequence ATGAGTAACCAATATACATTGTCCGTACCGGCCGACAAGGCCAAGGAAATGGCGATGGTCGATCTGGCTTTCATGGTGCTGAAGGCCGCGAATACGCCGTTTTATTACCGGGACCTGATGAACGAGATCGCCAAAATCAAAGGCTTTGATGAAGAGAAGATGATGGACGTCATCGCCCAGCTTTATACCGAAATTAATGTGGACGGCCGGTTCGCCTGCGTCGGCAACAACCTGTGGGGATTGAAGCGCTGGTATCCGGTTGACAATAAATCCGACGATGCCGTGGCAAGCGGCAAGCGTCCGCGTATCATCAACGATGACGACGACGATCTGGACGAAGAGGATTACCAAGAGGAAGAGGAAACCTATACGGCCGAAGAGGAAGACTTCGATGCCTTTAATGAGGACAGCGAAGAGGTAGCCGAAGAGGAAGAGGAAGAAGAATTCTTCGAGGAAGAAATCGAGGACGAAGAGGCAGACGAATCCGACATCGATGAGGTCGATGAAGACGCCGAGGACGAGGAAGATTCCGACTTAGACGATGAGGAAGACGCAGACGACAAATAA